The genomic interval AGCTCCTCTGCGTCAGGCTGGTTCTGGCGCGTGATCGCGCCTTGCGGAACGACATTTTCCGGCCATTCTGCCCAACTGATATCGGAGGCAGCCAGGTGATCGCCCAACCGTATATCTCGCGTGGCAACCAGAACCGCGACAGTCTGCTTCTCCGGCTCAACCCGCTCGACGGTCTGCGGCACTTCGGGGGCCTTGGTCGTCATCACCATGCGGGCTGCGAGGAGACCTGCGCCCATGGCAACGCCCAGGATCATCAAACGTGCATATTTCATTGCAAACCATCCACGATACGCGCGACGCCAAGGGGGCTCCTTGGCGGCAGTGTGGACGGCAAATCGTCAAAACATGGTTAACCAGAGGTGATTGAAATTGGTTAACTTCTTTTAGTTTTTGTTAAGCAAGTATTTATAAATCTTCAGTGACCTCACCGCCCGCAATTCGATGATCCGGCACCCTCAATACAGATCATAAGCTGACGCTCAGCCAAGCGCCGCTAGCGCGAACCAGTGCGTCGTCGGATAGGTCTGCAGGGCCGCTGCGGCAATGGCGATACCGTAAGGGATGCCGGTCCGGGTATCGTGGAGTCTCAGCATCCACTCCTGCCGGCCGAGACCACCGGGCAGATACGGCAGGCGGCGGAAACTCAGTAGTACGATGGTCAGAACCATGCCGTAGATGGTCGTGAGCATCAAAAAGGCGACCAGGTGAGACGACAAGCCGAGCCAAAGACCGATCGCGCTGGCGATCTTGGCATCGCCGCCGCCCATCCAACCCATTGCGAACAAGAAGAAGCATACCGCCAATACGGTGCCTCCGGCCACGGCGTGCAGAGCGATCTCC from Polymorphum gilvum SL003B-26A1 carries:
- a CDS encoding A24 family peptidase yields the protein MLEAALLVVFPVLVAFAAASDLLTMTIPNRVSLLLAGAFVVLAVATGMSVAEIALHAVAGGTVLAVCFFLFAMGWMGGGDAKIASAIGLWLGLSSHLVAFLMLTTIYGMVLTIVLLSFRRLPYLPGGLGRQEWMLRLHDTRTGIPYGIAIAAAALQTYPTTHWFALAALG